Proteins from a single region of Spirosoma agri:
- a CDS encoding ParA family protein → MSKPIVIAIFNNKGGTGKTTITFNLAAGLANRGYSVLMADLDPQANLTLAVGIPAQHRHVGQLLTGDATWEEVVEVSQKKDSQFSVLPSSLDLIRSEAILSTDAEFFALRNLLEEEYEKDPNKFYDFVLIDCPPSLGIMTRNALCAAHYYIVPLQGENFAFHGLAQIIKQAGRIKKDFNQSLELAGILKNRFGERTKYGAEIQKALEESKLPVFNTSIRQSISLMESAADHKSIFEYDSTSNGAKDFEQLIDELLPRVTAK, encoded by the coding sequence ATGTCTAAGCCAATTGTCATTGCCATTTTCAACAATAAGGGAGGTACGGGAAAAACTACAATTACGTTCAATCTAGCGGCTGGTCTTGCTAATCGTGGTTATTCCGTACTGATGGCTGACCTTGACCCGCAAGCTAATCTTACACTTGCCGTTGGTATTCCTGCGCAACACAGGCATGTAGGGCAACTGCTCACGGGTGATGCGACCTGGGAAGAGGTGGTTGAGGTGAGTCAGAAAAAAGATAGTCAGTTCAGCGTTTTACCATCCAGTCTTGACTTGATTCGCTCTGAGGCCATCCTGAGCACCGATGCCGAGTTTTTTGCGTTACGAAACCTGCTGGAAGAAGAGTACGAAAAGGATCCCAATAAGTTCTATGATTTTGTACTCATCGACTGTCCACCGAGCCTGGGGATCATGACGCGTAATGCTTTATGCGCAGCCCACTATTACATAGTGCCGTTACAGGGTGAGAATTTTGCTTTTCACGGCTTGGCACAGATTATTAAACAAGCGGGTCGGATAAAAAAGGACTTTAACCAAAGTCTGGAATTGGCAGGAATCTTAAAAAACAGGTTTGGGGAACGAACAAAATACGGTGCTGAAATTCAAAAGGCACTGGAAGAGAGTAAACTTCCTGTCTTCAATACATCGATTCGTCAAAGCATTAGCTTAATGGAGAGCGCGGCTGATCACAAATCCATTTTCGAGTACGACTCAACAAGCAACGGAGCCAAAGATTTTGAGCAGTTGATTGACGAACTTTTACCTCGTGTCACCGCCAAATAG
- a CDS encoding CusA/CzcA family heavy metal efflux RND transporter, which yields MLNAIILFSVRNKLLIGLFTLALVGWGIWSATQLPIDAVPDITNNQVQVITSSPSLAAEDIERLVTFPIEVSLSNIPGITELRSFSRFGLSIVTVVFTDATDVYWARQQIAERLQNVVGQIPPGVGTPVMAPVTTGLGEIFQYTVVPKKGYESNYSLTDLRTIQDWTIRRGLLGTPGVADVSGFGGLLKQYEIAVDPDRLRSVGITITDIFTALQQNNQNTGGAYIDKKPNAFFIRSDGLIRSTSDIADIVIRLNTKGLPIRVRDVAQVTIGSAVRYGAVTRNGEGETVGAVVMMIKGDNSSAVIKRVKTKIAEIQKSLPAGVQIIPFLDRTKMVDSAIGTVERNLLEGATIVIFVLVLLLGNFRAGFVVASVIPLALLFAISMMNLFGVSGNLMSLGAIDFGLIVDGAVIIVEATLHHITLRNKDKTLTQDEMDDEVVLSAGRIRSSAAFGEIIILIVYLPILALSGIEGKMFRPMALTVAFAILGAFILSLTYVPMISALMLNKTIKHKETFSDKIMKRIQRVYEPILLRSLNHQWLILGSAVALLGVAVFLFTRMGGEFIPQLDEGDFAVDTRTLTGSSLSETVDATLKAQRILLRQFPEVEQVVGKVGSGEIPTDPMPIEASDLMVILKPKDQWTSASTRDELAGKMAKALSVVPGVTFGFQQPVQMRFNELMTGARQDVALKIYGDDLTQLTRLADDVGALVRTIDGAKDLYIEQVGGLSQILIKLDRAQIAKFGLNVADVNRVINTAFAGQSAGLVFEGEKRFDLVVRLAADKRQSIEDIRTIYVATPDNQQIPLSQIAQVSIEQAPNQIQRDDTHRRITLGFNIRGRDVESIVAELQQKVGQRIKFPPGYSITYGGQFQNLVDAKKRLTVAVPIALGLIFVLLFFTFGSVRQSLLIFMAIPMAAIGGVFALLIRGMPFSISAGVGFIALFGVAVLNGIVLIAEFNRLRHEEGLTDLTEIIRQGAEVRLRPVIMTALVASFGFIPMAISNSAGAEVQKPLATVVIGGLLTATLLTLIVLPILYSLSERKAVANEAQQARNSGSKTVVAAIVGLLMLSTPGRAQHIAVQTLTLDQALQQAGSRNAQLQLAGLGVNQQQALRRTAYEAGRLSVLAMLGQYNSRRFDNNLTVTQTIPNPALMRRLAELNDQTVRLRESGVTVTRNEVSYQVKSAFYELNYLYQKNRLFQQQDTLLTEFVKAATLRVTTGETSSLEKATAESQLADQRVRLAQNEANLIASRTQLQTLLYNRDPVAVSSQPLPKLVLTALQDSVALATNPLLRQLGQQIQVAQQNRRVEQARLKPDFMVGLFSQTLTGNQLINGQELYFGPGYRFNGGQIGVTLPLLGQAQKSRIKAARIGEQIAQTDLDNQRFALGQQLQQAFQQYDQYRNTLTYYEANAVPQAELIQTNARRAFRGGDIGYVEFSLALGQALTIRSNYLDLLNQYNQSILYINYLLGHP from the coding sequence ATGCTTAATGCAATTATCCTTTTTTCCGTTCGAAACAAACTCCTCATCGGCCTGTTCACGCTTGCGCTGGTCGGTTGGGGGATATGGTCGGCGACCCAGTTGCCCATTGATGCTGTACCCGATATTACCAACAACCAGGTACAGGTTATCACCAGCAGCCCGTCGCTGGCGGCTGAAGACATAGAACGGCTGGTCACATTTCCGATCGAAGTAAGCCTCTCCAACATTCCGGGTATCACTGAATTACGGTCGTTCTCGCGCTTTGGCCTGTCGATCGTAACCGTCGTCTTCACCGATGCTACCGATGTGTACTGGGCGCGTCAGCAAATTGCCGAGCGATTACAGAACGTAGTGGGCCAAATTCCGCCCGGAGTGGGTACACCCGTTATGGCACCCGTCACGACGGGGCTGGGCGAAATTTTTCAGTACACGGTTGTTCCCAAAAAAGGCTACGAAAGCAACTACTCCCTCACGGATCTTCGGACCATTCAGGACTGGACAATCCGGCGCGGATTGCTGGGTACGCCCGGCGTGGCCGATGTGAGTGGTTTTGGGGGGCTTCTGAAGCAGTACGAAATTGCGGTCGATCCCGACAGGCTCCGTAGCGTAGGCATTACCATCACGGATATATTCACTGCGCTCCAGCAGAACAATCAAAATACGGGGGGGGCGTATATCGACAAAAAACCCAATGCCTTTTTCATTCGCTCCGATGGATTGATCCGGTCGACCAGTGATATCGCTGATATTGTTATTCGTCTGAATACCAAAGGACTTCCCATTCGAGTCCGCGATGTCGCTCAGGTAACGATCGGATCGGCGGTACGCTACGGTGCCGTAACGCGTAACGGGGAAGGCGAAACCGTAGGGGCAGTGGTGATGATGATCAAAGGCGATAATTCCTCCGCCGTTATCAAGCGGGTAAAGACCAAAATTGCCGAGATCCAGAAAAGCCTTCCCGCCGGTGTGCAGATCATCCCGTTTCTGGACCGCACAAAGATGGTCGATAGCGCCATCGGAACCGTAGAGCGCAACCTGCTGGAAGGAGCCACTATTGTCATTTTCGTGCTGGTGCTGTTGCTGGGGAACTTCCGGGCGGGCTTCGTCGTAGCGTCCGTCATTCCACTGGCCCTGTTGTTTGCCATTTCGATGATGAATCTGTTTGGCGTGTCGGGTAATCTGATGAGTCTGGGGGCCATCGACTTCGGCCTGATCGTGGATGGCGCGGTCATTATTGTCGAGGCAACGCTGCACCACATAACCCTGCGTAACAAAGACAAAACCCTCACGCAGGACGAAATGGATGATGAAGTTGTTCTGTCCGCAGGTCGTATTCGCTCGTCGGCCGCTTTCGGGGAGATTATCATTCTGATCGTTTACCTGCCTATTCTGGCCCTGTCAGGTATCGAGGGCAAGATGTTCCGACCAATGGCCCTAACCGTGGCGTTTGCCATCCTGGGTGCATTTATCCTGTCGCTGACCTATGTGCCGATGATTTCAGCCCTGATGCTGAACAAGACCATCAAGCATAAAGAGACATTTTCGGATAAGATCATGAAGCGAATTCAGCGGGTTTATGAACCAATACTCTTACGATCCCTGAATCACCAATGGCTTATTCTGGGAAGTGCCGTAGCCCTTCTGGGAGTAGCGGTTTTTCTGTTCACCCGCATGGGTGGTGAGTTTATTCCGCAGCTCGATGAAGGTGATTTTGCGGTCGATACGCGAACGCTGACGGGCAGCTCGCTTTCCGAAACAGTGGACGCTACCTTGAAAGCACAGCGAATTTTGCTAAGGCAATTTCCTGAAGTGGAACAGGTAGTCGGTAAAGTCGGCTCCGGCGAGATACCCACCGATCCGATGCCGATTGAAGCGTCGGATTTAATGGTCATTCTGAAACCCAAAGACCAGTGGACCTCAGCCAGCACTCGCGATGAACTGGCCGGAAAAATGGCAAAAGCATTATCCGTGGTTCCGGGTGTAACGTTCGGGTTTCAGCAGCCCGTTCAGATGCGCTTCAATGAACTGATGACCGGGGCCCGGCAGGACGTAGCGCTGAAAATTTACGGGGATGATCTAACGCAATTGACTCGACTGGCCGATGATGTGGGGGCCTTGGTTCGCACCATCGACGGGGCCAAAGACTTGTACATTGAGCAGGTTGGCGGTTTATCGCAGATACTGATCAAGCTCGACCGGGCTCAGATCGCCAAGTTTGGCCTGAACGTAGCGGATGTTAACCGGGTGATCAATACGGCCTTCGCCGGCCAGTCGGCGGGGCTGGTGTTTGAAGGCGAAAAGCGCTTTGATCTGGTTGTTCGTCTGGCGGCAGATAAGCGGCAAAGCATCGAAGACATTCGTACTATCTACGTAGCGACGCCTGATAATCAGCAGATTCCACTGAGCCAGATTGCGCAGGTCAGCATCGAGCAGGCACCTAACCAAATTCAGCGCGACGATACGCACCGCCGGATTACGCTGGGATTCAATATCAGGGGCCGTGACGTAGAGAGCATCGTTGCCGAGCTACAGCAAAAGGTTGGTCAACGAATCAAATTTCCGCCGGGGTACTCGATTACCTACGGCGGTCAGTTTCAAAATCTGGTGGATGCTAAAAAGCGGCTGACCGTTGCCGTGCCGATTGCGCTGGGTCTGATTTTTGTGCTCCTGTTTTTTACGTTCGGCTCGGTTCGACAGAGTTTACTGATCTTCATGGCGATTCCAATGGCAGCCATCGGGGGGGTGTTTGCGCTACTGATTCGGGGGATGCCGTTCAGTATCTCGGCGGGTGTTGGGTTCATTGCGCTCTTTGGGGTGGCCGTGCTCAACGGCATTGTCCTGATCGCTGAGTTTAATCGACTTCGTCACGAAGAAGGGCTGACGGATCTGACTGAGATTATTCGGCAGGGGGCTGAAGTTCGTCTGCGTCCGGTCATCATGACGGCCTTAGTAGCCTCGTTCGGTTTTATTCCCATGGCTATTTCCAACTCTGCCGGTGCTGAAGTTCAGAAGCCGCTGGCCACTGTTGTGATCGGGGGATTACTAACCGCTACACTGCTGACCCTGATCGTTCTGCCTATTCTGTACTCGCTCTCGGAGCGAAAAGCGGTAGCGAACGAAGCGCAGCAGGCCAGGAATTCAGGGTCGAAAACAGTCGTGGCAGCGATTGTCGGTCTGCTGATGCTGTCAACACCGGGCCGGGCGCAGCACATTGCCGTGCAAACCCTTACGCTGGATCAGGCGTTGCAACAGGCAGGCAGTCGAAATGCACAGCTTCAGCTCGCGGGTTTGGGCGTCAATCAGCAACAAGCCCTTCGCCGAACCGCTTACGAGGCTGGCCGACTTTCGGTGCTGGCCATGCTGGGCCAGTACAACAGCCGCCGTTTCGATAACAACCTGACGGTTACCCAGACCATACCAAACCCTGCGTTGATGCGCCGACTGGCCGAGTTGAATGACCAGACGGTTCGTTTGCGGGAGTCGGGTGTAACCGTTACCCGGAATGAGGTAAGCTATCAGGTGAAGTCCGCCTTTTACGAGTTAAACTATTTATACCAGAAAAACCGGCTGTTTCAGCAGCAGGATACGCTTTTGACGGAGTTTGTGAAAGCCGCGACCCTTCGGGTAACTACGGGCGAAACCAGTAGTCTGGAAAAAGCGACAGCCGAAAGCCAGCTAGCTGACCAGCGTGTACGGCTGGCGCAAAACGAAGCGAACCTGATCGCCAGCCGTACCCAGCTACAAACACTGCTCTACAACAGGGATCCGGTAGCCGTATCATCCCAACCCCTGCCTAAACTCGTGCTGACGGCCTTACAGGATAGCGTGGCCCTGGCAACTAATCCGCTGTTACGTCAGCTAGGTCAACAAATTCAGGTCGCTCAACAAAACCGTCGGGTAGAACAGGCGCGGCTCAAACCCGATTTTATGGTGGGCCTGTTCAGTCAGACGCTGACCGGCAACCAGCTAATCAACGGGCAGGAGTTATATTTCGGTCCCGGATATCGGTTCAATGGTGGGCAGATCGGCGTAACCCTGCCGCTGCTGGGTCAGGCGCAGAAATCGCGGATCAAGGCGGCCCGTATCGGTGAGCAAATTGCACAAACGGACCTGGACAATCAGCGGTTTGCACTCGGTCAGCAGCTACAGCAGGCATTCCAACAATATGACCAGTATCGGAACACACTCACCTACTACGAAGCGAATGCAGTGCCGCAGGCGGAATTGATCCAGACCAACGCCCGCCGGGCCTTTCGTGGTGGCGACATTGGGTACGTCGAATTCTCGCTTGCGCTTGGGCAGGCGCTCACCATCCGTTCCAACTACCTTGACCTGCTCAATCAGTACAATCAATCGATCCTTTACATCAACTACCTGTTGGGCCATCCCTAA
- a CDS encoding replication initiation protein, with protein MKRNPSNQLTLLKLDPKTEILFQANALTNAYYDMSALQKNILYMVQSQIKKDDPDDKRYIIRVKDIMTVTETVNPYKSLQLATEGMMQKIMNIPVNGKLLQVAPFSSVLYDYGKGTMTFKIDSDLRPFLFNLENGLFTTFGKEPAMNLPGKYSKRIYEMLSSWKKAGLMKISILELKTRLRLYDPVTEIEQYEDWRDFNKRVLIPAVKEINHESDLHVEYFTQREGKRIAHLKWLIKTKETVVVEAPLTVSELHERLLTQFKLRTDQIEFILARFDPMVINKKLYEIQLQNANKKISNIGGYTAKVFGVL; from the coding sequence ATGAAACGAAACCCCAGTAATCAGCTGACTCTGTTGAAATTGGACCCTAAAACGGAGATATTGTTTCAGGCAAATGCGCTAACGAATGCTTACTATGATATGAGTGCGCTCCAGAAAAACATTCTGTATATGGTGCAATCTCAAATCAAGAAAGATGATCCGGATGATAAGCGGTACATCATTCGTGTTAAGGACATTATGACTGTTACTGAGACGGTTAACCCTTATAAAAGTTTGCAGTTGGCAACGGAGGGGATGATGCAGAAGATTATGAACATTCCTGTGAACGGAAAATTATTACAGGTTGCTCCGTTTTCTTCGGTACTATACGATTACGGCAAAGGAACAATGACGTTTAAGATTGACTCTGATCTTCGTCCTTTCCTGTTCAACCTTGAGAATGGCCTGTTTACTACGTTTGGTAAAGAACCGGCTATGAATTTGCCGGGCAAATACTCTAAGCGCATTTACGAGATGCTTTCTTCTTGGAAGAAAGCGGGTCTGATGAAAATTTCTATACTTGAACTCAAGACAAGACTGCGACTTTATGATCCGGTAACAGAAATTGAGCAGTATGAAGACTGGCGTGATTTCAATAAGCGTGTCCTGATCCCGGCTGTTAAAGAAATTAATCACGAATCAGATCTGCACGTTGAGTACTTCACCCAGCGGGAAGGTAAGCGAATTGCCCACTTAAAATGGCTGATCAAGACGAAAGAAACGGTGGTGGTTGAAGCGCCACTAACTGTATCAGAACTCCATGAGCGATTACTAACCCAATTTAAGCTTCGGACTGATCAGATTGAGTTTATTCTGGCTCGTTTTGACCCTATGGTTATTAATAAGAAGCTTTATGAAATTCAGCTTCAAAACGCGAATAAGAAGATTTCTAACATTGGCGGCTACACGGCAAAGGTGTTTGGGGTTTTGTAG